The following is a genomic window from Mycoplasmopsis cynos.
AGACTGATTTATTCAAAAAATCAATTGGTGTAGTTGGAATAAATCCTTGACTCGCGTTTATATTTTCGTTTGCTTTAACAGGAATATTGCAGTCTTCAAGCGCAACTGTCACTTTATATCAAATAGTTTATGCACAGAGTGATAATATTCTTCCAACTAATTCAGCAATTGCTTTGGTACTTGGTTCAAATGTTGGAACTACCATAACAGGACTAGTTGTTTCATTTACATCAAAAAATAAAAATTCTCAAAAAATTGCAATTATTTGAGGAATTACAAATCTAAGCATCTCATTACTTGTTTTACCATTTTTATATCCATTAAATTTCTTTGAAACATTAATCACTTCAATCGTAGATAATTCAACAACGCTTCATTATCTATCGCTCATTGTTGTTTATTTATCCTCGTTGGAATATATATATGGTTAATTAAGTATTTAGAAATATTAGTAAAAAAATTAAAGATGATATCT
Proteins encoded in this region:
- a CDS encoding Na/Pi symporter: MNSNKKNQLINIFLIILSIGMIFFSLKILSSSAVAIVKTDLFKKSIGVVGINPWLAFIFSFALTGILQSSSATVTLYQIVYAQSDNILPTNSAIALVLGSNVGTTITGLVVSFTSKNKNSQKIAIIWGITNLSISLLVLPFLYPLNFFETLITSIVDNSTTLHYLSLIVVYLSSLEYIYG